The following proteins are co-located in the Coraliomargarita sinensis genome:
- a CDS encoding type II secretion system protein, whose protein sequence is MQANHKSGFTLVEIMVVVVIIGLLAALAIPAFERARKSSQNSNLASDLRVYAGAVETFTLENGIYPEDSSSGAIPEGLEPYIHSNQWNDGPSIGGVWDVEKDSFGIISAIGVHRFTVDVDQLTDFDEKFDDGDLSSGNYRQLAADRYYYIVAE, encoded by the coding sequence GTGCAAGCAAATCACAAATCAGGATTTACCCTAGTCGAGATCATGGTGGTCGTTGTGATTATCGGTTTGCTGGCAGCTCTGGCAATACCAGCCTTTGAACGTGCAAGGAAGAGCAGCCAAAATTCCAATCTTGCCAGCGATCTTCGCGTTTACGCCGGGGCCGTTGAGACCTTCACCCTGGAAAACGGGATCTATCCCGAGGATTCCAGCTCGGGTGCCATCCCCGAAGGCTTAGAACCGTACATCCACAGCAACCAGTGGAATGATGGTCCGTCCATCGGCGGGGTCTGGGATGTGGAAAAAGACTCTTTCGGAATCATCTCTGCCATCGGTGTTCATAGATTTACCGTCGATGTTGATCAGCTCACGGACTTTGACGAAAAGTTTGATGATGGTGACTTGAGCAGCGGAAATTACCGCCAACTGGCCGCCGACCGCTACTACTACATCGTCGCGGAATAA